In Spirochaetota bacterium, one genomic interval encodes:
- a CDS encoding tetratricopeptide repeat protein gives MKKYLRVSFSKHYPLLIIVTISLCIIAVSIITIQTISRIYSTSIEYSKKSTIEHIESMSTLIYKFTKESNAPNKSFELIPVKNNTSIYTAYIVTPTDDDRYYKVTNVIKGRPQIRKLTRYDSSEEFLIRRGLAHVTINPVIESQGTISYMESYIPLHGNGKPHCLIVQWLVPDTFILQNKYDALIKSLMQAIAIIILTTIIVIVVVSIIHSYRTKSLIHELSHSIQSIATGTLDIALNDSIDGELKPIATSFNSLVEKIKHNDQMLQNVQENMYADIFKKGVVLLKENKLNEAMACFTVMLMYKPHSFASLFNLGVCYAKKGDLQSARKCFEKSSELNPDNELALRYIEKIKALQ, from the coding sequence ATGAAAAAATATCTACGGGTTAGTTTCTCCAAGCACTATCCGCTTCTGATTATAGTGACTATCTCCCTCTGTATTATTGCGGTAAGTATCATCACTATTCAAACTATTTCTCGAATATATTCAACTTCAATTGAGTATTCAAAAAAATCAACAATTGAACACATTGAATCCATGAGTACATTAATTTATAAATTTACAAAAGAATCTAATGCACCTAATAAATCATTTGAACTTATACCTGTAAAAAATAATACCTCAATATATACTGCCTATATAGTTACCCCCACAGATGATGACAGATACTATAAAGTAACAAACGTAATAAAAGGAAGACCTCAAATTAGAAAATTAACACGGTATGATTCATCTGAGGAGTTTTTGATACGCAGAGGCCTTGCTCATGTTACCATTAATCCTGTAATAGAAAGTCAGGGTACTATTTCGTATATGGAAAGCTATATACCACTTCATGGGAATGGAAAACCACACTGTTTAATAGTGCAGTGGCTTGTACCAGATACTTTTATCCTGCAAAACAAATATGATGCGCTGATAAAATCGCTGATGCAAGCAATTGCCATTATTATTCTTACAACCATCATCGTTATTGTTGTTGTTTCAATCATTCATTCCTATCGCACAAAATCGCTGATTCATGAGCTATCGCATAGCATACAAAGTATTGCAACAGGCACTCTTGATATAGCACTCAATGACAGCATTGATGGCGAACTCAAACCTATTGCAACTTCATTTAACAGCCTTGTGGAAAAAATAAAGCATAATGATCAGATGCTGCAAAATGTGCAGGAAAACATGTATGCAGATATCTTCAAAAAAGGAGTAGTTTTATTAAAAGAGAATAAATTGAATGAAGCTATGGCATGTTTCACCGTAATGCTTATGTATAAGCCTCATAGTTTTGCCAGTCTTTTCAATCTTGGAGTATGCTATGCAAAGAAGGGGGATTTACAGTCTGCACGTAAATGCTTTGAGAAGTCTAGTGAATTAAACCCTGACAATGAACTTGCCCTGCGCTATATTGAAAAAATAAAGGCATTACAATAA
- the uvrC gene encoding excinuclease ABC subunit UvrC, translating into MNKSIEHKVKHLPSKPGVYIFIDHKKEIIYIGKAVSLKKRVASYFQKNLDAKTRVLVSNINDIDYIVTQSEIEALLLESSLIKKHKPKYNIQQKDDKRFPYIAVTLHEKFPRVIFTRKLFHNGDKYYGPYTDAHAARKTVSLLNKTFKLKTCTKDIPLKQGERPCLNHQIGRCQGVCKGLVTQEEYRNVIETVMQFLEGNIDPVLEKLSVLMHSYSNAMRFESAAQVRDMIFDIQKILQTQHVVTPLGQNQDFIGVATHQDDAYILVFQFRHGSLSGKRIFVYNNASYTDRSSLIAQFMVEYYAHNEPPHTIVITEMIDEGPIVEEYLQSKTLQAVHIVTPKTDHEKAVVQLLKKNLDLAIAQKIAPSWQKALFELQEVLHLPTLPIDIECFDISNIHGAFAVASMVHFTDGMPNKKEYRRYRIRAYTKPDDPGMIHEVVGRRLQHLLNEGLPLPDLLVIDGGKGQLSRALEVMQALECSVPIIALAKRLEEIYLPQGTDPLRLPATSPALKMLQAIRDEAHRFAITYHRTLRNRNITASVLDQISGIGSQYKKKLLQNFETIEQIMQSDATTIATTAGIPQKVAQKIYDFFHRNES; encoded by the coding sequence ATGAACAAAAGCATTGAACACAAGGTAAAGCACCTCCCATCAAAACCTGGTGTGTATATTTTTATAGACCACAAAAAAGAAATCATTTATATTGGGAAAGCTGTATCATTAAAAAAACGGGTTGCTTCATATTTTCAAAAAAATCTTGATGCTAAAACACGCGTACTTGTGTCAAATATTAATGACATTGATTATATAGTTACGCAGAGCGAAATAGAAGCGCTGTTGTTAGAAAGCTCATTAATAAAAAAGCACAAGCCAAAATACAATATACAGCAAAAAGACGATAAACGCTTTCCCTATATTGCTGTTACACTACATGAAAAATTTCCACGAGTTATTTTTACCCGAAAACTCTTTCACAATGGCGATAAATACTATGGCCCCTACACTGATGCCCATGCTGCACGCAAAACTGTTTCACTACTTAATAAAACCTTTAAGCTCAAAACCTGTACCAAGGACATACCATTAAAGCAAGGTGAGCGTCCATGCCTTAACCATCAGATTGGCCGATGCCAGGGAGTATGCAAAGGGCTTGTTACCCAAGAAGAATACCGCAATGTAATTGAAACTGTTATGCAGTTTCTGGAAGGAAATATTGATCCAGTGTTGGAAAAACTTTCAGTACTCATGCACTCTTATTCAAATGCTATGCGCTTTGAAAGCGCAGCCCAGGTACGGGATATGATTTTTGATATACAGAAAATTTTGCAAACACAGCATGTGGTAACGCCTCTGGGACAAAATCAGGATTTTATAGGCGTTGCTACTCACCAGGATGATGCATACATACTTGTATTTCAGTTCAGGCATGGCAGTTTAAGTGGCAAGCGCATCTTTGTGTACAATAATGCTTCATATACCGATCGCTCAAGTCTTATTGCTCAATTTATGGTTGAGTATTATGCACACAATGAACCACCACACACAATTGTCATCACTGAAATGATCGATGAGGGCCCTATTGTTGAAGAGTACTTACAATCAAAAACATTACAAGCGGTGCACATTGTCACACCAAAAACTGATCATGAAAAAGCTGTGGTTCAATTACTTAAAAAAAATCTTGATTTGGCGATAGCTCAAAAGATTGCTCCATCCTGGCAAAAGGCTCTTTTTGAATTGCAAGAAGTACTCCATCTTCCCACATTGCCAATCGATATTGAATGCTTTGATATTTCTAATATTCACGGCGCCTTTGCCGTTGCATCCATGGTGCACTTTACCGATGGTATGCCAAATAAAAAAGAATATCGTCGCTATCGTATTCGCGCTTACACAAAGCCCGATGATCCTGGCATGATACATGAAGTTGTGGGAAGGAGATTGCAACATCTTCTCAATGAAGGATTACCCCTGCCCGATCTTCTTGTCATTGATGGCGGCAAGGGACAGCTTTCCAGAGCGCTTGAGGTTATGCAGGCATTAGAATGTTCTGTTCCTATTATTGCACTTGCCAAACGTCTGGAAGAAATTTATCTGCCACAGGGCACTGACCCCTTGAGGCTTCCAGCAACATCACCGGCGCTAAAAATGCTGCAAGCAATCCGAGATGAAGCTCATCGCTTTGCCATAACCTACCATCGCACACTCCGTAACAGGAATATAACCGCATCCGTACTTGACCAGATCAGTGGTATTGGCTCTCAGTATAAAAAGAAATTACTGCAAAACTTTGAAACAATTGAGCAGATTATGCAGTCAGATGCAACAACTATTGCCACTACAGCAGGAATTCCTCAAAAGGTTGCACAAAAAATCTACGACTTTTTTCACAGGAATGAAAGCTAA
- a CDS encoding MarC family protein translates to MMESTFIPTVFFTLLFVVDPLGLIPLFVAYLAPYDTAYRKRVIIKSTAISIAVSLFFIFSAHIFLGFIGITPGAFMIAGGILLFVIAMDMLLARPRRTQKLDDRDYDTETDIAVFPLAIPFLCGPGNIAALLMFSSQAQGDTIKLAVISVISVITFCIAMLVMALAGKLQQILGKTGISVIHKLMGLILSAMAVQFIINGLTQINIIGR, encoded by the coding sequence ATGATGGAATCAACGTTTATACCAACAGTATTTTTTACTCTTTTGTTTGTTGTGGATCCATTAGGCCTCATTCCGCTTTTTGTTGCGTACTTGGCACCCTATGATACAGCATACCGTAAAAGGGTTATTATTAAATCAACGGCTATTTCAATAGCAGTATCATTGTTTTTCATTTTCAGTGCACATATTTTTTTGGGTTTTATTGGGATAACCCCCGGAGCATTTATGATTGCAGGTGGCATTCTTCTTTTTGTAATTGCCATGGATATGCTTCTGGCACGACCTCGTAGAACGCAGAAGCTTGATGACAGAGACTATGACACTGAAACTGATATTGCCGTTTTCCCGCTTGCCATTCCATTTTTATGTGGGCCGGGTAACATTGCAGCTTTACTTATGTTCAGCTCGCAAGCGCAAGGTGACACTATAAAGCTTGCCGTAATATCGGTTATTTCTGTCATTACATTTTGTATTGCAATGCTTGTGATGGCCCTTGCCGGTAAGCTTCAGCAGATTTTAGGCAAGACGGGCATTTCAGTGATACATAAATTGATGGGGCTAATTCTTTCGGCTATGGCAGTTCAGTTTATTATCAACGGTCTTACACAAATTAATATAATTGGGCGATAG